A part of Gossypium hirsutum isolate 1008001.06 chromosome A07, Gossypium_hirsutum_v2.1, whole genome shotgun sequence genomic DNA contains:
- the LOC107940889 gene encoding zinc finger CCCH domain-containing protein 66 encodes MCSGPKSKQAQTSFSMEGESHKEEGLPQKLSILLELSASNDLIGFRRAIEEEGYDIDESSLWYGRRMGSKKLGFEERTPLLVASMFGSKDVVNYIIKSGCVDVNRACGSDGATALHCAAAGGSFESAEVVKILLGASADTTSVDANENRPSDLIAPALDSAFSSKKKMLGFLLKGKETVGQIAGLHAQVGNEMEGQEQQQNSTAQALKEGTEKKEYPVDLTLPDIKNGIYGTDEFRMYTFKVKPCSRAYSHDWTECPFVHPGENARRRDPRKYHYSCVPCPEFRKGSCRQGDNCEYAHGIFECWLHPAQYRTRLCKDETNCTRRVCFFAHKPEELRPLYASTGSAVPSPRSYSATGSSLDVGSMSPLALGSPSIMIPPTSTPPLTPTGATSPMGGAMWPNQSNILPPTLQLPGSRLKAALSAWDMDLDMELFGLESHHLHQHKQLIDEISGISSPTSWNNPLSTASAFSASGNRNGELNRFGGVKPTSLEDIFGCLDPNNLPQLHGNSLDAAAPQLQSPTGLRMRQNINQQLRASYPTNLASSPVRVSPSFGIEPSGPTAATLLSSRSAAFANRSQSFIERTAVNCHSGIFSPASSANAVPSNLSDWGSPDGRLDWGIQGEELNKMRKSASFGFRTNFRNAVLSMSSSSDEPDVFRVQSLAKDTSSGQLSLEDEQQQCHLSSGGAEMLPAWMEQLYAEQEQMVA; translated from the coding sequence atgtgCAGTGGTCCAAAGAGCAAACAAGCTCAAACTAGTTTCTCGATGGAGGGTGAGTCTCATAAAGAAGAAGGGCTTCCTCAAAAGTTGTCTATTTTGCTAGAGTTGTCGGCTTCAAATGATCTGATTGGCTTTAGACGAGCTATTGAGGAAGAGGGTTATGACATTGATGAGTCAAGCTTGTGGTATGGAAGGAGAATGGGATcaaagaaacttgggtttgaagaaAGAACACCCCTTTTGGTAGCTTCCATGTTCGGGAGCAAAGATGTGGTGAATTATATTATCAAAAGTGGCTGTGTTGATGTTAACAGGGCTTGTGGTTCTGACGGGGCAACGGCTCTCCACTGTGCTGCTGCTGGTGGCTCCTTTGAGTCAGCTGAGGTTGTCAAAATCTTGCTTGGCGCCTCCGCTGATACCACTTCTGTTGATGCAAATGAAAACCGGCCTAGTGATTTGATTGCTCCAGCTTTGGACTCAGCTTTTAGCTCGAAGAAGAAAATGCTGGGGTTTTTGTTGAAAGGAAAGGAAACTGTTGGTCAAATAGCGGGTTTGCATGCTCAGGTAGGAAATGAAATGGAAGGGCAAGAGCAGCAACAAAATTCAACGGCTCAGGCTTTGAAGGAAGGAACTGAGAAGAAAGAATATCCAGTCGATCTTACTCTTCCAGACATTAAGAACGGAATATATGGTACAGATGAATTTCGGATGTATACTTTTAAGGTCAAACCTTGCTCCAGGGCTTACTCTCATGACTGGACTGAGTGCCCCTTTGTTCATCCTGGGGAGAACGCGAGGAGGCGTGATCCTAGGAAATATCATTATAGTTGTGTCCCTTGCCCTGAATTTCGTAAGGGTTCCTGCAGGCAGGGTGATAATTGTGAGTATGCACATGGTATTTTTGAGTGCTGGCTTCATCCTGCTCAATATCGAACTCGTTTATGCAAGGATGAGACTAATTGCACCAGGAGGGTCTGCTTCTTTGCTCACAAGCCCGAGGAGCTTCGTCCATTGTATGCTTCAACAGGTTCAGCAGTGCCTTCTCCAAGATCTTATTCAGCTACAGGTTCCTCCTTAGACGTGGGTTCGATGAGCCCACTTGCTCTTGGCTCTCCATCTATTATGATACCTCCGACATCAACACCACCCTTGACCCCTACCGGTGCCACTTCTCctatgggtggagctatgtggcCTAATCAGTCTAACATCTTGCCTCCTACTTTGCAGCTTCCTGGTAGTAGGTTGAAAGCTGCGTTAAGTGCCTGGGATATGGATTTAGACATGGAACTATTTGGGTTGGAAAGTCATCATCTCCACCAGCACAAGCAGCTAATTGATGAGATATCTGGTATTTCCTCCCCAACCAGCTGGAACAATCCCTTGTCTACTGCTTCAGCCTTTTCTGCCTCTGGTAACCGAAATGGGGAATTAAATAGGTTTGGAGGGGTGAAGCCCACTAGCCTTGAGGATATTTTTGGATGTCTTGATCCTAATAATTTGCCGCAATTACATGGAAATTCACTTGACGCTGCAGCTCCTCAGCTGCAATCTCCCACTGGATTGCGGATGCGTCAGAATATTAACCAGCAGCTCCGTGCTAGCTACCCTACCAACCTAGCATCCTCTCCTGTGAGGGTGTCTCCATCCTTTGGGATTGAGCCCTCTGGGCCAACTGCAGCAACACTTTTAAGTTCGAGGTCAGCTGCCTTTGCAAACCGAAGCCAGAGCTTTATTGAGCGTACTGCTGTGAATTGTCATTCAGGGATATTTTCACCAGCTTCTTCAGCAAATGCAGTGCCTTCTAACCTTTCAGATTGGGGTTCCCCTGATGGCAGATTAGACTGGGGTATACAAGGAGAAGAGCTAAACAAGATGAGAAAATCTGCTTCTTTTGGGTTCCGAACCAATTTCAGAAATGCAGTactctcaatgtcatcaagttcTGATGAGCCTGATGTGTTTCGGGTACAGTCTCTGGCGAAGGACACTTCTTCTGGACAGTTGAGTTTGGAGGATGAGCAGCAGCAGTGTCATCTTAGTTCCGGGGGTGCGGAGATGCTCCCTGCCTGGATGGAGCAATTGTATGCGGAGCAAGAGCAGATGGTGGCCTAA